In one Sporomusa sphaeroides DSM 2875 genomic region, the following are encoded:
- a CDS encoding methyl-accepting chemotaxis protein, with translation MKLKTKLTLLFSLLTIGILAVSTFSGYQFTKEQLTAGIQEELKANVHSHVNSFDGWLLSKAKMLEITAGTIHSAIGDGEITAPMLAGYKTVDKELSDMYFGTTDGKMVDGSGWIPPADYDPRTRTWYKAAAAQGKLVFSEPYLDAVTKQMAVSVAMPIKNSAGQVRGIIAEDILLNTLVDNVKDIKLYGEGFAFLLDAKGVLLAHPDPELMSKNVLETDKLKNMTAVFKEVLGREQGLTTYRDQGKDFFLVHERIPATGWILAISVPQELVFKPLAKLSMIFAVIALVCVIIVTIITFIVAKRITKPIENLAAQVNLVAAGDLTKPAVVEGRDEIADLAASFNTMLANLHKLILQVHTSAEQVAASSEELTASSLESAQASNQVAGSVADIAQGAHLQRNAVTETAAAVEKMSVSIQTAISDAAQTVTKSSQAADKAQISGISISKAVEQMALIEQTVNNSAKVVTNLGERSKEIGQIVDTISGIAGQTNLLALNAAIEAARAGEQGRGFAVVAEEVRKLAEQSQDAAKKIANLIGEIQQDTAMAVASMDDGTREVGLGAKVVNEAGQAFREIAELVLQVSGQVTQISSAMQVVANGNQQIVSSVKTIDELSNKASVEAETVSAATEEQSASIEEIASASQNLATLAQQLQETVNHFRI, from the coding sequence ATGAAATTAAAAACTAAACTAACACTGCTATTTTCGTTACTAACCATAGGCATTTTAGCAGTATCAACCTTTTCCGGATATCAATTCACAAAAGAACAGCTCACGGCAGGCATTCAGGAAGAACTGAAAGCCAACGTCCACTCACACGTAAACAGCTTTGACGGTTGGCTGCTAAGCAAAGCTAAAATGCTGGAAATTACGGCCGGTACCATTCACAGCGCAATTGGTGACGGCGAGATAACAGCACCCATGTTAGCCGGGTATAAAACAGTGGATAAAGAATTGTCCGATATGTATTTTGGCACAACTGACGGCAAGATGGTGGATGGCAGCGGCTGGATTCCTCCGGCTGATTACGATCCGCGCACCCGTACCTGGTATAAAGCAGCTGCCGCACAAGGGAAACTTGTTTTCTCCGAACCGTATCTGGATGCGGTAACTAAGCAAATGGCAGTATCGGTGGCTATGCCGATCAAAAACTCTGCCGGACAAGTTCGCGGTATTATTGCGGAAGATATATTGTTGAATACACTGGTTGATAATGTAAAAGATATTAAATTATACGGGGAAGGCTTTGCGTTTTTACTTGACGCCAAAGGCGTATTGCTGGCTCATCCTGACCCGGAGCTAATGTCAAAAAACGTTCTTGAGACAGATAAGCTGAAGAATATGACAGCTGTATTCAAAGAAGTTCTGGGACGCGAGCAGGGCTTGACCACCTACCGTGATCAAGGGAAAGACTTTTTCCTGGTTCATGAGAGGATACCGGCAACAGGCTGGATTTTAGCAATCAGTGTGCCGCAGGAACTGGTTTTCAAGCCATTGGCTAAGTTATCCATGATATTTGCGGTAATTGCCCTGGTTTGTGTAATCATTGTAACTATTATTACCTTTATTGTGGCTAAACGCATAACCAAACCCATTGAAAATCTGGCCGCTCAAGTCAACCTGGTTGCCGCAGGTGATCTTACGAAACCGGCCGTTGTTGAAGGCCGGGACGAAATTGCCGACCTGGCGGCAAGCTTCAATACGATGCTTGCCAACCTTCATAAATTGATTTTGCAAGTACATACCAGTGCCGAACAGGTGGCAGCTTCTTCGGAAGAATTGACTGCCAGCTCACTGGAATCGGCTCAGGCCTCCAACCAAGTGGCCGGCTCGGTTGCAGATATTGCCCAAGGGGCTCATCTACAGCGAAATGCCGTAACAGAAACGGCTGCTGCGGTGGAAAAAATGTCAGTTAGCATCCAAACGGCAATCAGCGATGCTGCGCAAACTGTGACTAAGTCATCGCAGGCTGCGGATAAAGCCCAGATTAGTGGCATTTCCATCAGCAAGGCTGTTGAGCAGATGGCACTTATTGAGCAGACCGTAAATAATTCGGCCAAGGTAGTCACTAACTTAGGCGAGCGGTCAAAAGAAATCGGTCAAATTGTAGATACCATATCGGGAATAGCCGGGCAGACCAATCTGCTGGCGCTGAATGCCGCCATCGAAGCGGCGCGTGCCGGTGAACAAGGCCGCGGCTTTGCGGTGGTGGCCGAAGAAGTCCGCAAACTGGCTGAACAATCGCAGGATGCGGCCAAAAAGATCGCCAACCTTATCGGGGAAATTCAGCAAGATACGGCTATGGCTGTTGCCTCGATGGACGATGGGACGCGCGAAGTGGGATTGGGAGCCAAAGTAGTCAATGAGGCTGGCCAGGCCTTCCGGGAAATCGCAGAATTAGTGCTGCAGGTATCCGGGCAAGTGACGCAAATCTCTTCTGCCATGCAGGTTGTGGCTAACGGTAATCAGCAGATTGTATCATCGGTAAAAACCATAGATGAGCTGAGCAACAAGGCCTCAGTTGAAGCTGAGACAGTATCGGCGGCCACCGAAGAACAATCGGCCTCGATAGAGGAAATTGCTTCCGCCAGCCAGAATCTTGCCACCCTGGCGCAACAGCTGCAGGAAACTGTCAATCACTTCCGTATTTAG
- the citF gene encoding citrate lyase subunit alpha, translating into MINAAGREIPADIQGYKQVKGYAGAFATRPPAGARKAGAKLKAVYPGENKLLNSIEEAIEAAGLKDGMTISFHHHFRNGDYVMNAVIAAIARKGIKGLTLAPSSFLDTNDELIPFFQQGVLIATETSGLRNKLGHFLTTNHMARPTILRSHGGRVRAMESGELKIDVAFIGAPVCDTYGNINGVHGSAACGSMGYAMVDSRMADTVVAITDNLVEHPLCPVSIPQYQVDYIVKVDCIGDPKGISTGALRVTSNPRDLHLAKLAAKVIEHAGYFKEGFGMQLGAGAATVAAGKYLREVMLREQVAANFAIGGIVGSFCDLLDEGLIKTLFDVQSFDARTIQSLRDNPRHQEYDCTFYANPWNKGPMVNKLDYVVLGATEVDIHFNVNVMTDSNGIMMGALGGHLDASAGAKCTIICAPLLRGRLPMVTDAVQTVSTPGETVDIIVTDRGVAVNPKRQDLQENLKHSGLPLMAIEELRDMAYELGGKPAPLKMSDEIVAIVEYRDGTVLDVIRRPIV; encoded by the coding sequence ATGATTAATGCAGCAGGCAGGGAAATTCCGGCTGACATTCAAGGCTACAAGCAAGTAAAAGGCTATGCGGGAGCTTTTGCAACCCGGCCGCCGGCAGGCGCGCGCAAGGCAGGAGCAAAGCTTAAGGCAGTATATCCGGGTGAAAATAAACTGCTGAACTCTATTGAGGAAGCCATTGAGGCCGCCGGCTTAAAAGATGGTATGACCATTTCGTTTCATCATCATTTCCGCAACGGCGACTATGTGATGAATGCGGTTATTGCCGCGATTGCCCGCAAGGGGATTAAGGGGCTGACCCTGGCGCCAAGCTCTTTTTTAGATACCAATGACGAATTGATCCCGTTTTTTCAGCAAGGAGTCCTTATTGCTACTGAAACCAGCGGACTGCGAAATAAGCTGGGACACTTTCTGACAACAAATCACATGGCAAGGCCGACCATCCTGCGTTCGCATGGCGGTCGGGTACGGGCGATGGAGAGCGGGGAACTGAAGATTGACGTTGCCTTTATTGGCGCGCCTGTCTGTGACACCTATGGCAACATCAACGGCGTTCACGGTTCTGCGGCCTGTGGCTCGATGGGGTATGCCATGGTGGACAGCCGTATGGCCGATACGGTGGTGGCCATAACCGATAATCTGGTAGAGCATCCGCTTTGTCCGGTAAGTATTCCGCAATATCAGGTTGATTATATTGTAAAAGTGGATTGCATCGGTGACCCGAAAGGAATTTCAACAGGCGCATTGCGGGTTACCTCCAATCCCCGCGACCTGCATCTTGCCAAACTGGCCGCGAAAGTAATCGAGCATGCAGGCTATTTCAAAGAAGGCTTTGGTATGCAGCTGGGGGCAGGCGCGGCCACGGTGGCTGCCGGCAAATACCTAAGAGAGGTTATGCTGAGAGAGCAAGTGGCGGCAAACTTTGCTATTGGCGGTATAGTTGGCTCGTTTTGCGATTTGCTGGACGAAGGCCTGATTAAAACTTTGTTTGATGTGCAGAGTTTTGATGCCCGCACCATCCAATCACTGCGTGACAACCCTAGGCATCAGGAATATGACTGCACCTTCTATGCCAATCCCTGGAATAAGGGACCGATGGTAAACAAGCTGGACTATGTAGTGCTTGGCGCCACCGAAGTGGACATTCATTTTAACGTCAATGTAATGACCGACTCCAACGGTATTATGATGGGGGCTCTCGGCGGCCATCTGGATGCCTCTGCCGGTGCAAAGTGCACCATTATCTGTGCACCGCTTTTAAGAGGACGCCTGCCGATGGTCACCGACGCTGTCCAAACTGTTTCCACACCCGGTGAGACTGTAGACATAATTGTCACCGACCGCGGTGTGGCAGTGAATCCCAAGCGTCAGGACCTGCAGGAAAATCTGAAGCATTCGGGGTTGCCGCTGATGGCAATTGAAGAGCTTCGCGATATGGCCTATGAGCTTGGCGGCAAACCGGCGCCGCTGAAAATGAGTGATGAAATTGTCGCCATAGTGGAATACCGTGACGGCACCGTATTGGACGTAATCAGGCGCCCGATTGTGTAG
- a CDS encoding HpcH/HpaI aldolase/citrate lyase family protein: MVKERLRRTVMYAAGNNPGLLQNAAIYGADSVIFDVEDSVAVAEKDSARELVYHALTRLKFSCEIGVRINHISTPWGYDDLEYLLPAKPDYIRLPKGESGDEIKNIDAIITKAEAEHGFEAGSIKLMVSIESPKGLRNAYEIASASPRMIAIAIGGEDFAAAIKTEKTRGNSFTGGRELFVARSMIVFAAREAGIQAIDSVFSDLRDEETLINEVMLVKELGFDGKSCINPRQIDIIHKVFTPSLKEVEYAQRVLTVFEDALARNSGVITLDGKMIDMPMVIRAERVLANACAAGIYRKEGT, translated from the coding sequence ATGGTGAAGGAAAGACTTCGGCGGACCGTTATGTATGCAGCCGGAAATAATCCGGGACTGCTGCAGAATGCGGCAATATACGGAGCCGATAGCGTAATCTTCGATGTTGAGGACTCTGTGGCTGTTGCGGAAAAGGACAGTGCCCGGGAGCTTGTCTATCATGCGTTAACAAGACTGAAGTTTTCCTGTGAAATCGGGGTACGCATTAATCACATCAGCACTCCCTGGGGATATGATGATCTCGAATACCTGTTGCCGGCCAAGCCGGATTATATTCGCTTGCCTAAAGGGGAAAGCGGGGATGAGATTAAGAATATTGATGCCATTATTACCAAGGCAGAGGCCGAGCATGGCTTTGAAGCCGGAAGCATTAAGCTTATGGTTTCGATTGAAAGTCCCAAGGGGCTGCGCAATGCTTATGAAATCGCCTCCGCCAGCCCGCGAATGATCGCAATTGCCATTGGCGGCGAAGATTTTGCGGCTGCGATTAAGACAGAAAAAACCCGGGGAAACAGCTTTACCGGCGGCAGGGAACTCTTTGTCGCCAGAAGCATGATTGTCTTTGCCGCAAGGGAAGCCGGGATTCAGGCAATTGATTCGGTATTTTCCGATTTGCGGGATGAAGAAACCTTGATTAATGAAGTAATGCTGGTCAAAGAATTGGGCTTTGACGGTAAATCCTGCATCAACCCCCGCCAAATCGATATTATCCACAAGGTATTCACCCCTTCGCTGAAAGAAGTGGAGTATGCCCAGAGAGTGCTGACGGTTTTTGAGGACGCCTTAGCCAGGAATTCCGGTGTTATCACTTTAGATGGAAAAATGATTGATATGCCTATGGTGATAAGAGCAGAAAGAGTATTGGCAAATGCCTGTGCTGCCGGCATTTACCGTAAGGAGGGCACCTGA
- the citD gene encoding citrate lyase acyl carrier protein gives MVRLLKPAQAGTVESSDILIILAPAAAGTGIQVELTTPTMQQYGEHIRNLIIKILEAQGIQDAVIHANEKGALDYTIEARVKTAVKRSLGQGGF, from the coding sequence ATGGTCAGGCTGTTAAAACCGGCGCAGGCAGGTACGGTTGAATCGTCGGATATTCTTATCATACTGGCTCCAGCGGCAGCAGGCACCGGTATACAAGTAGAGTTAACTACGCCAACTATGCAGCAATATGGGGAACACATCAGGAATCTGATCATAAAAATACTAGAGGCGCAGGGGATACAGGACGCGGTTATCCATGCCAATGAAAAAGGCGCTTTAGACTATACGATCGAAGCAAGGGTTAAAACGGCTGTTAAGAGATCGCTGGGACAGGGGGGATTCTGA
- a CDS encoding LysR family transcriptional regulator encodes MDERDWLILHILYEKRNITKTGQTLFISQPALTTRLRQIEDEVGAKLIYRSGKGIHFTPQGEYLAKSSKEMLTRIQEIKDRITNMHEGVRGTLRIAATHYMTKYKLPRLLKLFKTNYPQMEFKVNTVWSKEVLNLVNTQEAHIGFMRGEYSWPDERKLLFEETMCIASKEPVVIQSLPKLPRISYRTDESVQLLIDSWWRENFTVPPSISMEVDRLDTCKDMVENGHGYAIMGSMILHKTDDVYKIVIRDKNNQPVMRRTWMIYQKESLSINAVRAFVDFSDTIDYLEL; translated from the coding sequence ATGGATGAACGCGACTGGCTTATCCTGCATATCCTGTATGAAAAGAGAAATATTACGAAAACAGGACAGACGCTTTTCATTTCCCAGCCGGCGCTTACCACCCGCCTGCGCCAGATCGAGGACGAAGTAGGAGCAAAGCTAATCTATCGTTCAGGCAAGGGTATCCATTTCACGCCCCAGGGTGAGTATCTTGCCAAGAGTTCCAAAGAAATGCTGACCCGGATACAGGAAATTAAAGACCGAATTACCAATATGCATGAAGGCGTCAGAGGAACCTTGCGCATTGCGGCAACCCACTATATGACAAAGTATAAACTGCCGCGTCTTTTGAAACTGTTTAAGACAAACTATCCGCAAATGGAATTTAAGGTAAATACCGTCTGGAGCAAAGAAGTGCTGAATCTGGTCAACACCCAGGAAGCCCATATCGGCTTTATGCGGGGAGAATATTCCTGGCCGGACGAAAGAAAACTATTGTTTGAAGAGACTATGTGCATTGCCTCCAAAGAACCGGTTGTAATCCAGTCCCTGCCGAAGCTCCCCAGAATAAGCTATCGTACTGATGAATCGGTACAACTATTAATTGATAGCTGGTGGCGGGAAAACTTTACCGTTCCTCCTTCTATCAGCATGGAAGTAGACCGTCTGGATACCTGCAAGGATATGGTGGAAAATGGCCATGGCTATGCCATAATGGGGAGCATGATATTGCATAAGACAGACGACGTATATAAAATTGTCATCAGGGATAAGAATAATCAGCCCGTTATGCGCAGAACCTGGATGATTTATCAAAAAGAATCGTTATCCATCAATGCCGTCAGGGCATTTGTCGATTTTTCCGATACCATTGATTATTTAGAGCTCTAG
- a CDS encoding RraA family protein: protein MRQVIEEFGRLPTTCISDAMQGLHNFDPVVKPLKEEYKICGRAITVKMPAGDNMMVLAAMKEARPGDILVIDSGNYAYRAVAGDFVIGLVQALGLGGVVAYGTIRDVQSIKALNFPVFCTGTTVACSQKIGAGAINVPIACGHAIVHPGDIISGDADGVVAVPQGEAAAVLAAARKKLASDEERARRVLVDARSAMEYINHLVAAGRGK, encoded by the coding sequence ATGCGGCAAGTCATTGAGGAATTCGGGAGGTTACCGACTACCTGCATATCTGATGCTATGCAAGGACTGCATAATTTCGACCCTGTGGTCAAACCCCTGAAAGAGGAGTACAAAATCTGCGGCAGGGCGATTACCGTCAAAATGCCGGCCGGTGATAATATGATGGTGCTGGCGGCGATGAAGGAAGCCCGGCCAGGCGATATTCTGGTGATTGATTCGGGGAATTATGCTTATCGGGCGGTTGCCGGCGATTTTGTTATCGGTTTGGTGCAGGCGCTTGGGTTGGGCGGCGTAGTGGCCTATGGCACGATTCGTGATGTGCAAAGCATCAAAGCGCTGAATTTTCCCGTTTTCTGCACCGGAACAACTGTTGCCTGCAGCCAGAAAATCGGAGCCGGTGCAATTAATGTCCCCATAGCCTGTGGCCATGCTATAGTGCATCCCGGCGACATAATCAGCGGGGATGCAGATGGTGTTGTTGCTGTGCCGCAGGGGGAGGCGGCGGCTGTCCTGGCGGCAGCCCGGAAAAAACTGGCGAGCGACGAAGAACGTGCCAGGCGTGTTTTAGTGGATGCCCGGTCGGCAATGGAGTATATCAATCACCTTGTTGCCGCAGGCAGGGGTAAATAA
- a CDS encoding aldolase/citrate lyase family protein has protein sequence MNALEKKLVELLKILRQQYGAVAVKCSLEAEGIRLEEIARTKELTLRAGVGLTIKLGGCEALTDLRLAKMFGVDTVMAPMIESKFALEKYLAMVSTEYAAEELAAMNVFINIETTDGYEKIDQILRAENICRLNGIVLGRSDLVKALGVADVNAPQVLDIAKNLFATAKRHSLFCLVGGGVTAASVPFLQQLNGVLDGFETRKVVFAGTGEAGGLTEAGILRALQFEYHWYELKQHYYGRLCNEDTGKMKTLAAVLKL, from the coding sequence ATGAATGCTCTGGAGAAAAAGCTGGTGGAATTGCTCAAAATCTTACGGCAGCAATATGGCGCTGTAGCTGTTAAGTGCAGCCTGGAAGCCGAAGGAATCCGGCTTGAGGAAATCGCCCGCACCAAGGAGCTTACACTCCGCGCCGGTGTTGGCCTTACCATCAAGCTTGGCGGCTGCGAGGCGCTGACAGATTTGCGTCTGGCTAAAATGTTCGGGGTGGACACGGTCATGGCGCCCATGATCGAATCCAAATTTGCGCTGGAGAAGTATCTTGCTATGGTTAGCACTGAATATGCCGCTGAAGAACTGGCGGCTATGAACGTATTTATCAATATCGAGACAACCGATGGCTATGAAAAAATTGACCAGATACTGAGGGCTGAAAATATTTGCCGGTTGAACGGTATTGTACTGGGGCGTTCCGATTTGGTGAAGGCACTGGGTGTTGCTGATGTTAATGCCCCGCAAGTGCTCGACATTGCGAAAAATTTATTTGCCACAGCCAAGCGTCATTCGCTCTTTTGCCTGGTGGGCGGAGGGGTTACCGCCGCATCGGTTCCTTTTTTGCAACAGTTGAACGGAGTGCTGGACGGCTTTGAAACCAGAAAAGTGGTGTTTGCCGGCACTGGTGAAGCCGGGGGACTGACGGAGGCGGGGATTTTGCGGGCACTCCAATTCGAATACCACTGGTATGAACTGAAGCAGCACTATTATGGCCGGCTCTGCAACGAAGACACGGGTAAAATGAAGACACTGGCTGCTGTTCTGAAGCTCTAG
- a CDS encoding aconitate hydratase — translation MGLTLTEKLIGQSLADGQMIRGQRIGIRAHQTLSHDVNGVMSYLVLEAMGLTRVKVELAVHYIDHNMIQADYKNSDDHRFLQDITAKLGVICSRPGSGICHQLHLEHWGVPGKTLIGADSHTVAAGGIGMFSVGVGGFDGAMTMAGEPLYLTMPKIVNVRLTGKLPPFVSAKNIILELLRRVSIQGGVGKVFEYTGPGIATLNVAERSTITNMGQETGATTSVFPSDENTRRWLRAYHREEQWVPLQADSDAVYDEVIEIDLSQLEPLIALPHQPDKVVPVREAAGVKVDQVMLGSCTNTSLQDVLSIAHMLGGKPIHRDVDAGLYPATRTVVRESIARGAHDKILSAGVRIFEPVCGGCNGCGFAPQSNGVSLRTTPRNFVGRSGTASDKVYLVAPETAAASALTGVITDPRDLKPTPFTYEMPAVFVDDRDMFQPPAAEPENIVIRRGPNLRPIPPMPALPDVTGGEVLVKVGDDITTDHICPAGALYLPIRSNIPELAKHAFKVVDDTFAERAAKAGGGLIVGGFNYGQGSSREQAVMVPRYLGVKAVIARSFARLHLANLVNWGLLPLTFVNGDDFDNISQGDWLTLDTAVLTEGQQIIVRNETKAVAIAVSSPLCQADLDSIKAGGRLNQVKAKNQNSQTHTAADTASG, via the coding sequence GTGGGGCTGACGCTTACGGAAAAGTTAATTGGTCAATCGCTGGCGGACGGGCAAATGATCAGGGGGCAGCGTATCGGCATACGTGCTCATCAGACACTGTCCCATGATGTAAACGGAGTTATGTCCTACCTGGTACTTGAGGCTATGGGGCTGACGAGGGTTAAGGTTGAACTGGCTGTCCATTATATTGACCACAATATGATTCAGGCCGATTACAAAAACTCGGATGATCATCGCTTTTTGCAAGACATAACCGCCAAGCTGGGAGTTATTTGCTCCCGCCCAGGCAGCGGCATTTGCCACCAATTGCACCTGGAACACTGGGGAGTGCCTGGCAAAACCCTGATTGGAGCCGATTCGCATACCGTTGCCGCCGGTGGCATTGGCATGTTTTCTGTTGGCGTAGGCGGGTTTGACGGAGCCATGACCATGGCAGGCGAACCGCTGTATCTGACAATGCCTAAGATTGTCAATGTGCGTCTTACCGGCAAGCTGCCGCCCTTTGTATCGGCAAAAAATATTATTCTTGAATTGCTGCGCCGTGTTTCCATACAGGGCGGTGTTGGCAAGGTTTTTGAGTATACCGGGCCTGGAATCGCCACCCTCAATGTTGCGGAAAGATCCACGATTACCAATATGGGTCAGGAAACCGGCGCAACCACATCAGTATTTCCCAGTGATGAAAATACCCGCCGGTGGCTGCGGGCCTATCACCGGGAGGAGCAGTGGGTGCCGCTGCAGGCGGATAGTGACGCTGTTTATGATGAAGTCATCGAGATTGACTTATCACAGCTTGAACCGCTGATTGCCCTGCCGCATCAGCCGGACAAGGTTGTGCCGGTACGGGAAGCGGCCGGGGTCAAGGTTGACCAGGTAATGCTGGGCAGCTGCACCAATACATCACTGCAGGATGTGCTGTCTATTGCTCATATGTTAGGCGGCAAGCCCATTCACCGAGATGTAGATGCCGGCTTGTACCCTGCAACCCGCACTGTGGTGCGGGAAAGTATTGCCAGGGGCGCACATGATAAAATCCTGTCTGCCGGTGTGCGTATTTTTGAACCTGTTTGCGGGGGCTGTAATGGCTGCGGCTTTGCCCCCCAGAGCAACGGCGTTTCTCTGCGGACAACTCCCCGTAATTTTGTCGGACGCAGTGGTACGGCCTCTGACAAGGTATATTTGGTCGCACCCGAGACAGCGGCCGCATCGGCGTTAACCGGTGTCATCACCGATCCCCGCGATTTGAAGCCGACGCCGTTTACGTATGAAATGCCGGCAGTATTTGTCGATGACCGCGATATGTTCCAGCCGCCGGCGGCTGAACCGGAAAACATCGTTATCCGGCGCGGGCCTAATCTCAGGCCGATTCCGCCAATGCCGGCTCTGCCGGATGTTACCGGCGGTGAAGTGCTGGTGAAAGTCGGGGACGATATCACCACCGACCACATCTGTCCGGCCGGGGCTCTCTATTTGCCGATTCGTTCCAATATCCCGGAGCTTGCCAAGCATGCTTTCAAAGTGGTGGATGATACCTTTGCCGAGCGTGCCGCCAAAGCGGGCGGCGGACTGATTGTCGGCGGCTTCAACTATGGTCAGGGTTCAAGCCGGGAGCAGGCGGTAATGGTGCCAAGGTATCTCGGGGTTAAAGCGGTGATTGCCAGGAGTTTTGCCCGGCTGCATTTGGCGAATCTGGTAAACTGGGGGCTCTTGCCGCTGACTTTTGTAAATGGCGATGACTTTGACAACATCAGCCAGGGGGATTGGCTGACGCTTGATACCGCGGTTTTAACCGAAGGACAGCAGATCATTGTCAGAAACGAGACCAAGGCTGTGGCTATTGCTGTTTCTTCCCCGCTTTGCCAGGCCGATCTGGACTCGATAAAAGCAGGCGGCCGCCTAAATCAGGTAAAGGCCAAAAATCAAAACAGCCAAACACACACTGCCGCAGACACGGCAAGCGGCTGA